The DNA sequence ccacagattcttctatataaaatctcacgggtggatcattcaatccacccgtatttttaatacttggtgtttttctgttacTGTGTTtagtgtatcattcttgaatcttttaaattgtaaaagattgtattcaccccccctctacaatctttctcatagtggtgtaaaataacaaagttttaatactttacttattcagaagattccatactattgttactaatgaagaagaactacgaagacaaagaatcgacgaacaagccacgtctcaaatgtttatttgataaagaatatttaattcagctagatacagatgaccagacagtacatttgtgtgtcagctatcaCAGTTAAATGTCAGATCAACTAGTATGACGATGACGTCAATCAAGACGAAGATCTATAAGCTAACATGTCTGGGTCCCTGCTGCTTAaagaaaagaattatttaaatatttctttaatcacttcactcttcaaaataattaaattgttgtataatttatttattaaattgattcaccttcgattaatttaatttatgaatttatatgattaattaattaattaagtgattattgaatatttatttaattaaaatcaagtgtTTACATACATATagcagtcggtatgacattattcattaatgtcataccgtgtcactcATCATGGCATTGTCAACATGACTTAGAAATGTCATTCTGGTGTGTTTTGTATGAGTGTATCATTCGGTATGAGTTTCCttaggaaagtcataccgtgtgcacTCACATGTCTTCCCATTGCATGACTTGAGAAAGTATAACCGTGTCAATCAGTATGACTTTCTTGGTTAATGTATGTCTTGTGCTTGTATGACTttaataagtcataccgtttgagcCCTTATGACttaatatgtcataccgatggttgtgtatgactatggctagttaagtcatgccaaaggacccttgaaggccaaggaaatatgtcataccgtgtgtggcatatgacattccttttaaatgtcattccttccttccctttggcatggctttgctttgttatgtcattcctaagctactaagtcattcctttcaatgtcatacctagttccaagtgctttgccttatatatggcttcactttcttcatttcaagttgttcattgcattgtaaaagctttcagttgtttgtaacttgcattgttatatccacagttttctgtgctttgatcactcggttgttttaatcactaagttagatacatcctgtcgaatttattctacgaactttagtggacattaaagaaaccttattaattatataacgacttaaaacattgttatattaattaattaaaatctgattaactagtttaattcaaatcagattattccgccgcgatttttagtgacgattgtattcaacccccccttctacatcgtttccggacctaacaaagatatcgcatgtccattaattaattaatttatgacaattaatttacttaatatcttttatccttgatctccactcaaccttataattatgcaagaacaaatctgcctgcatgactaaagcataattatctttatgagctttcaagaggacatcatcacccgaatatatttttcggacacggtttccttctatagtcaatatcccactctgtatataatgtcattgcccaacacataaattcgtaatttaaaataaattacttaatttatgagtcaaggcatgtgcattaaatacaagtgtcaatcactatatccggattaagaattTAAGCATTaaaacatcatagaatcttagttctttattgtcagaactaaagaaacaattattctactattttgatcccgttcaattacacaaagtatataagtattattcaatagtcaagataaactatttccaaataatacttcagccgttccattggtttgtctaacaccacctcgactgtgacctttatttattatataaggagtctgtaatctaatcttctgctatcccatttgatactagattgtctacatatataatatacagacaatgtgaaagcatgcattgaagattctcgaATAATTgttatacttcaaacgaatatttcagtataaccctaacatagAGGAGTTTCCACTGGATTGGAACAACCTAGTATATAGTCCTCCATCTGGTCCGTCCATTTTCTTCTAATCTAACGTCTATCCTTTTTGTGGATTGTGTATATTATGCTTGCTTATTCATATACTTATTTTATActgtgtaaaaaaaattatgacggTCTTTATGAATCATGCGCCATATTAGGACAGTTTTTCAATCATGTTTATCTCCAATTTATCCCATGTTCTGTTTATCTGTAATTTGTCCCCCTGTTCAGCTCCTTGTAGTTGTCCTTTATTTCTGAGTTGTTTTttactgttaggtccagatacgattgtagaagggggggttgaatacaatcgtaccaaatatcgcggaagtgaatctgattaaatataacttgttatcagattataattaattaatataacaatgtttaacgtcgttatataattaattggttcagttttaatgtccactaaagttcgtagaataaatttgacagggtatattctagatttagtgattaaaacaaccgggttatcaaagcacagaaaactgtggatataacgatcaagcaagttcgaacaacttgaaagctttacaatgctttgaattacaaagtgtgatcacttgaaatgaagaatgaatgccatattataggcaaagcattgtacatgaaagacaatcactagacaagacaattacaagctaggaaagacaaatacaaggagagtatgacaatctaggcttgggcaagacaataagaggcaaggaaagacaattacaaattgtctaccaagctttaaccaagtcagaaagacaatctattggcagaaagacaatcacaagaatcggcaagacaatccaggattgtcttgcacacctacaagcattcggcaagacaagacaaaaggattgtcttggcagatgtgtgaccctcggcaagacaagacaaaaggattgtcttgctgccataCTAAGTCATTCGGCagacaattcaattgaattgtcttgcacactatTGAATACACacgcaagacaagacaattgaattgtcttgcacactgatTTCAACCCATGTGGCTagttcagtaagacaatcatggattgtcttgctgagctagTTTTGgtgataaataaagaaataaaatggtatattaaaatagaaaattattcacttaattaagttaatcatataaattcataaattaaattaattcgagagtgaattaatttaataaataattactaattaatataattatttgagaagtgaataatagtctattaaatatttatcacaCACAaacttcagtagaactgcttcttttcttctttaaacttgaataacttcttcttgatttgtcgaacgaacgaactaccacttctgcttgacttcaaatatttaatttgaataactgatcacagatgtactgtctggttcatttgTATCTATTTAAATCAATATTCTtcgtcatataaacaataagatttggttagttcgtcgagtcttcgtcttgtacgtacatcttcattaaatggaatcttctgatgaaataagtTATAACGACgcagactatataaatctttgtatttagaaatgaaataagtttaaacttaacctgattatgcagattataaagcttccatccattacttattataaaagtaggtgaatatgctgataaaAGGTTTtctcccgtccttaataaaaattgattgatAAGTTAGGAATAACTAACCTTGAaggaatacatcaataaaggaatacatatgtgatcataattcagttacattctaaaattatgctacaattatgtctatatttaaaattttaataagaagatacgtgataaatatttataatggaatagattccgtattgtttttataacggaatatacttttcattagtatcttaatataaccaaatatttatataataataattttttatgttggataaaaatttatagtttatagatttattattaaatcaatatttgtatagttaaaaatttataagtttatagatatactattaaataataatttgtataatttactgtatgtaaaattttttattgttaagttatttaaacttctaatatgctcatttatcagattaatatataaataaatatatactcatagcattttggccagtgctacgcacacgagtatgatttttgtttttttatctaatatataaaaacttcataattaaaatttaaaattgttgaatGAAAAAATTCTTTGTTATTCGAAAACCATAACTGAAAGtcttaatttgaaaattgaatgtgGTGAAATGGAAACTGCATAAATTATACGGAAAATACATTGTAGTAATATATGCTAAAATTAGTGATAATTAAATTAAGTTTGATTACGTTTTCTTATTTGCATATGAATTATAGCTTGctagatccatatatttggaaattttaaaaatctaatatataaacacttcatcatcaagaactaaaattgtggagttaAAAGGTGTTGCattgatatgaaattatataaaaaaaatctagattTGAAACTTGAATGTgatgaatatggaaaccagtacatatattagaaaaaaggattgtaataataaatgtcaaaatcagcGAAAAGCAAATAAACATTGACTGCCTTTCTTTATTTACATATGAGTTATAGCAGGCTTGACCTATTTatccgaaaatttaaaaagtcaaatatataaaaacttacttatcgagagctaaaattgtggagtgaaaagatactctattaataatgcaattataacaaaaaaatcttgattttaaaattgaatataatgaacatggacaccgcataaattaaacaaaaacgtATTGTAATAATGAATGTCATAAtagtggaaatcaaatgaagTTTGACTTCTCTATTCGCATATAAGCTATAGCAATCCAGATCCATGTATCGAAAGTTTGAAAAATCTTTGTATATgaaaacttccttatcaagagctgaaattatggagaGAGAAAAGactcaattaatttgaaattataacaaaaagtattGATTTGCTTATTGAATTGTTAATGTATATGGAAGtcactatattttatacaaaaatggattgtaataataaatgtcaaaatcattgaaaatcgaataaattttgattatgtttccttatttacatataagttaCAGCAGGCTAGATTCCtgtatctgaaaatttaaaatgtctaatatatagaaacttccttatcaagagttaaaattgtggagtgaagaAATACTTTGTTAAtcggaaattataacaaaaagtcgatttgaaaattgaatatagtgaaaatagaaaccacacaaattatacgaaaaaatattgtagtaataaatgctaaaataagtggaaatcaaattatatttgactATGTTTTCTTACTTGCTATGAGTTATAGTAGTGTATACGTATGTatcggaaaatataaaaaaaattaatacataaaaactttattatcaagagctaaaattgtggtgttaaaaagtctagatccatgtatccgaatatttaaaaatctaatatataaaaacttcgttattaagagctaaaattgtggagtgaaaaaagactccattaattcgaaattataacaaaaaatcaagatttgaaaattgaatatactgAATATCGAAACCAttacatattatacaaaaaaggattgtaataataaatgccaaaatcattgaaaatcaaatatattttgactacttttccctatttacatatgagttgtagcaggctagattcatgtatctggacggaaattgcgtcatattcattctcTGTGTCTCTTGTCAAAAAACAATGGCACATGATAAAAAGTtaacaaaaagtctagatcaATGAAGTAGATGTtgaggaaaagtgaatacaaaTCTTCACACTATGAGCATCCGATGGTGACCAAGACGAATCATCTCTGTTCAACAGTTGTAAGGAAAACTCAATAACAAAAAGAGGCTCAATAAATACAGTGGAGGACATATATGcatcatcataatcactatcaatacgaaaggaaattatgcaaaaaaattaaaaaaattaattacaaattatcatgtcatctatacaaaatcaaaataaactgaatccagaagaattaaaaaacaaaacactaagattactttttgcacaacacaaatcccaacacgaagagttaaaaatgatgttaaaaaaataatcccaATTTCTATATCACAACATAAATCTTTCATTTGCACTAAAGTGTTCGAAccttttctcaaattcctggaacatgaaatcaatagaaatcgTGAGGACGGACCTCTCAGCTTTTCTCTGtagcaaattatcaaacacgttaaatacaaaatcatgtacTGATTATGGTACCTGCAGCGTTCAAACAACAAACTTCAGAACCCGTtcaaaaataatagaatgaacaaatatacacaatgtagcaaatattgtaaattaagaTGGAAATAGTGCAGACTTATTTCACGGCCAATGgtgttattctctttttgacttcgaAACATCATCCTTTGTCGAAGCATCGTCGCAAAAGGACTTTGACGGATACTACCTCATGCATACACGGATCAACGCGATTTGTGCAAGATAAGTACAATTTGATTATACAATATAGTAAATAAGCGCAAAGCAAAATCCGTGGATAGAGAAATTAATGTGTAAAGAAAGCCAAGATCAGTAGTACTACACCAAAATCCGACCGAGAACACAAATCAGTTCGAAAGCCAAGCAAGAAAACATACTCGTCGCGATTACATGCGTGGAAGAAAGAATGATTTCGAATGTGAAATCCAACTAATCTGCTTTGATCTaataagaatatcatatgcaaataagtagCAAAGCTTAAATCTAAACTGACATCGTGATTAGTGGCACGATTCAAGGATGTGTGATTaatgctatttttaaattctgaTCTTAATATGATGATCCTGATATGATTTGAATGAGCTCGTAACGAGTGGCTTGATCGAAGGGATTGCATTCAATGCTACGCTACTGATATGGTATGAACATGGTGCATATCCAGTATTATCCGGGTCGGGTCAAATAAAGATCCGAAATATCTTTTCATAGTGTTAATTTGAATGAGGAAGATGCCGGGTCGATCCAGAGcttaatgggttgatccaagagCATGTGAAATTACCATATCAGCCTTAATAAATGACTCATCCTTTAAGaagtatatagatatagataattgaatatatgaatatttgtagTTTGGTtatcttgtaattttttttacatttaaacCGACGAGAACcgttaaatactaaaaacataTAGAagtaacaaaatatattatatttagtttcagaattattagaaaataaaaataaaaataaaaaaaattaagtattatTAGAAAAGTATATAGTAAAATATTGCGGCTGGTCGAGTACAACTGTACAAGTACAtaaattgaagaaaaaaaagcATTCCCCAGGCCCAGTCCTCCATTGCTAGGGTTTTGATGTACAGTAGTTGAGCTTGAATCTGAATGATCCACCACAGAAAGGTACAaccacttcttcttcttcttctttcatTTATAGTTTGTCTTGTTAAATTTCATTTTATCTTTATTCAGTaactaattaaatttgaaattcgtTGAACTTAGGATGGACATGGAAGGGTTTTACGAAATTGAAGCAGTAGCCAGATTCATACTCACCCGTGATTTCCGCAGGGTTGCTTTGCAGGTGCCATCTACTTTACTCATTCAGCAACTTCAACTTCAAGTGCACCgtatatgtttgtttttttgaCTAACTTAATTTCAGCCTCACAGAAATTTTTATTACCAGTTGATCTATGCAACTTGTTACGTATGTATCGTATATGAAATATTAAGTTAAATTACGATTAACGGTGTTCTGAGCTTTGGAGTGAACAGAAGAAAGTGAGAGTTGGTCCGTATGGTCACATAGTGATTATTAGGAAATTTATTTGTCTGATGGCCTTTACGTATAATTTGTTGGAATATTAAAGAATTTGGTCTAGTTTGTTTTAAGAAGTTTGATTTTCACCAATTACACTACCTGATTTTATGTATGTAGGTGTCTCCCTCTGTTTTCAGCTCTTTAATACCGGATAATCTATATATCTTAACGTCTCCCATTTACTACACTTTCTTCTCGTGCCAatgtattgaatttttttaatataattatacatagtTTGATAACTTGCTGCATCTTTTTGTGGTTTGCATTATCAGTTCCCTGACGAGTTATTAAAGGAATCAACAAGAGTGGTTAGGGCATTGCGCGAAAAGCTTCATGTGCTAAAAAAGTCAACTGGTGAAAGAGACAGAGATGTTAGGGATATTGGGTTATACGTAATGGGGGATACCACATATGGAAGCTGTTGTGTTGATGAGGTTGCCGCATCTCACATTCATGCTGACTGTGTTATTCATTATGGTCATACATGTTTAAGTCCGTAAGTAAATTTTGggcactaatttttttttataattgtttacCAATGATTGTTTTTTTACGTCTGTAGTTAGTCGATGTATGATATAACCCTGTACCGTCTTTGTTAATCTTGTTGGATAGTGCAGGACATCAAATCTTCCtgcattttttgtttttggaaaGGCTTCCATCAGTGCATCTAATTCTGCAGAAAGTTTATGTAAATATGCGTCGGCTAGTGGGAAGCCTATTTTGGTAAACTTCcatttactttttaaatttttttttttttgtttcagacCCCCTTAATTTCCCCTTATCTCTATAGTTAAACTGTATCTGTACTTTGACGGTATCTATACTTTGACTTGGCAAGAATCCCTCTGAGTGGTTTGAGTAGGAACCTAATGAATGCACTTTTTACTTGTCAGCATGAGTATAAACTGGATAGATATTAGACTTAAttggtttaataaaatagtatatgcTTAGGAGTACAGGACCATATTATCATAAGAAATTATTTGTGGGCTGGTACATACTGCACTTGGGATGAATGTGTTCCCTGATTCCAACAAATTAATCTTCTTTTCTGCCCCTTACTAGAAGTAGTCTTTTTGTATTGTGAAGTGAAGCTTACGTTATATCCAACTATTATATTTCCATTAGCTATCCTTGGCCCATCTTTTCTTCAGGGCTAACTTGTTCCATTACTCAGGTCCTCTTCGGGCTAGAATATGCATATGCGATGGAAGAGATCAAAGAAATAATAGCTCATGAATCATCAAAATTATGCGGGTCAACAACTATATTAGATATTCATTATGCTGACGTCATATGCTCGATTATGAATCCAACAGGAAAATCTGAAACCTCGGATGAACATCTTGAATCATTTAGCATCTCTACTTCCGATGGATGTAGTGGCAAGACTACTGCTACGAGTTATAACATTGGAGGTTTGGGTTGGAGTGTTCCCGAGGGCAGCAGAATAGAGGATTACACACTCTTTTGGATTGGTTCTGACAACTCAGCATTTGCAAGTGTTGTGCTGACATTCAATGGTTGTGAAATAGGTATGATACTATTATCTTCTTTTTCATCACATGTCAGATATTCTGAATGATTTGGAAGTAAAAGAGCACTTCTACTGACTCAAATGACCTACTTTCTGTTCTTTGAACTAGTAGCACACATCTAAATTTAACATGGTGGTCATTTTCACTTTGTAATTATAGGTACTGATAATTTTCAGGAGCAGcatgtttaaatttttgttgCCGTCTAAATTGTTTAATAAGAGTATTTTGGGACATGACATCCTGGTGCCGTTACTACTTAATACAGACAAATATGGATGGATGGATGGAtggtttaaataaaaataacagaAATCATCATTATTGTTTATTAAAAGCTTTCAATCTTCCACTTTCAATCTTGAGTTcagatttattattatatatatttattaaaaattattgacGTGGAATAAGTTCTTAGATGTGTTGGAATATTGAAAAACTCTTCTACTGATCATTTCTTCTAGTGTTCCATGTTTACAGTTAATAGTCGACAGAGGAAGACATATAGTAATTGAGTGACATAGTTTATGTCTAATAAAACTGTGTCAGTCTATCTTAAGTCTTTAAGATTATAATTAGGATTTTGTCCTATTAGCTGCAATAAATTTTTATGGCCCTCTCTTTTCTTGTTAAGGAatgtaatatttgttttactttCTGCTGGTTTTCATCTCAGTTAGATACGATGCCAAAGAAAATCACATTATTACTGACTTCACTCAACAGAGAAGAATTCTGAAGCGTAGGTAGTACCTCctacttatatatgtttttctcCAAACCCTTTTCTAATAAACTATAAAAAATATGGTAGTTTCATTGTACTTTGAAAATGATCCACTGCAGATATTACCTTGTCGAAAAAGCAAAGGATGCAAGCATTGTTGGAATTCTTGTGGGAACTCTTGGCGTAGGTATGTTcaattaaaagattttttttttttttttgcttattATTACTTGAAGGTAAGAACTCTTGGATAGTTATGCATTTTATCTTTGCTAGTTCTAGAGTTGAAATGTAATATGATGCGTGTTTTGATGTACATTATTTCTTTCATATGTATAGTGTTTGAATTGGTAGTTTTTTGCTCTTAAAGTTTTCCTTCTTGGTGTGTACTGTTGGACTGTATCCTtggtcatgtcaagcctcattTTAAAAGCACTAATGGAATCAATGATTCACCAATATGTAAAGTTTACACTGGCATATTCAAGAATGCTTTTCTGTAATAGAGCTGGCAATGCCTCTTCATTAAATTACTAAAAACATAAATGCAGCTGGTTACCTTCGCATGATTCATCAGATGAAGGAATTGATCACAGCTGCGGGGAAGAAAGCTTACACATTGGCTATGGGAAGACCAAATCCTGCCAAACTAGCTAATTTTCCGGAGGTAAAGTTTAATAAGGGTGAACGATATTATTACGAGTTCTTTCTGATTGTCCAACTGCATGTAAatgttttcttttgattttttttccacCAGTGTGATGTTTTCATCTATGTCTCTTGTGCACAAACTGCTCTTCTGGATAGCAAAGAGTTTTTAGCTCCTGTTATTACCCCTTATGAAGCAATGCTTGCGTTTAGCAGGTAATGAATATTTATAATCTACTCTTACGGtttatgcaatttttttttttcatcaacACACTGCATTAAATACATAAAGTTGTATTTTCTGGTATGTCAATATGAACTTGATATAAATTCAGTTTCCCTGGAAGACTTGTCAAATATTGGATTTTGTTTAGATATATGTTTGTTCATATCTAGTACATGGGGACTGATGTACTTTTGTTAAATACTTAGTAGTATACTATCTGATACGGTTAAACCTCTATAAATTATTAGTCTCTGGAccgacaaaatttattaatttatcaaggACAAATGTACACCATGTCTATTAGTTATATTCAGAccaaaaaaatacattaataaattaacattcttaatttataaagtttctactgtgtgtgtgtgtgtgtgaattttAGATGAAGCTATATTGTAATATACTAATATCTATGCATATAGATATGTATACATTGAAATAAACTAGATTCAAAAAGCAGGAAAAAAAGAGAGGCACTACTCATGCTGTATCGATTTACTCAATCTGTCTTCCTTCTTTCTGTCTTTCAGTACCGAGTTCTTACACAATTATTTCTCCCTTCCGAGTGCTAATGTCTCCTCATATTCAACGGTATATATGGTAGTCTAGTCTAAGTCATCCTTGACCCTTGTACCTGACATGGACATGATAGCTGGAACATGATAGTTTTGTTGAAATAGAAATT is a window from the Daucus carota subsp. sativus chromosome 8, DH1 v3.0, whole genome shotgun sequence genome containing:
- the LOC108198148 gene encoding uncharacterized protein LOC108198148, whose amino-acid sequence is MDMEGFYEIEAVARFILTRDFRRVALQFPDELLKESTRVVRALREKLHVLKKSTGERDRDVRDIGLYVMGDTTYGSCCVDEVAASHIHADCVIHYGHTCLSPTSNLPAFFVFGKASISASNSAESLCKYASASGKPILVLFGLEYAYAMEEIKEIIAHESSKLCGSTTILDIHYADVICSIMNPTGKSETSDEHLESFSISTSDGCSGKTTATSYNIGGLGWSVPEGSRIEDYTLFWIGSDNSAFASVVLTFNGCEIVRYDAKENHIITDFTQQRRILKRRYYLVEKAKDASIVGILVGTLGVAGYLRMIHQMKELITAAGKKAYTLAMGRPNPAKLANFPECDVFIYVSCAQTALLDSKEFLAPVITPYEAMLAFSRNTQWTGAYVMEFQQLISSTQTGVRSPSKEARFSFIQGGYVEDSDLQEICDEEDEDRAVAIVNIMEKALQVRDKGPQYLVKGAAKSGPEYFATRSFQGLEIYGKSSLPEPLLIGRTGKASGYEDER